A window from Kovacikia minuta CCNUW1 encodes these proteins:
- a CDS encoding LysM domain-containing protein, whose amino-acid sequence MFDPTSRYYSLETAQFTSVDGRQMTYVRRRMLPQGTKLPLLGEVTLTRDDRLDRVTAQTLGDALQFWQICDANDTMNPTDLISEPTQTLKIPMPFV is encoded by the coding sequence ATGTTTGATCCCACCAGTCGCTACTACAGCTTAGAAACGGCACAATTCACATCCGTTGATGGACGACAGATGACCTATGTGCGGCGTCGAATGTTGCCCCAGGGTACCAAGCTACCGTTGCTAGGAGAAGTTACCCTAACCAGGGACGATCGCCTCGATCGGGTGACGGCTCAAACCCTGGGAGATGCCCTGCAATTCTGGCAAATCTGCGATGCCAACGACACGATGAATCCCACTGATCTAATTTCTGAACCAACGCAGACCCTCAAGATCCCAATGCCTTTCGTTTAG
- a CDS encoding CIS tube protein, which yields MSTFPGSPRLFKGAIVSLDPTTKRPLSTIAFQYNPETLTRTLGIRQAPQENSSRTEALRLGGAPTESITLNIVLDATDRLEKAEPTALALGVYPQLSALELLIYPKSSKVAFNMAKAKSGIKEIVPLEAPITLLVWGVQRVLPVRVTSFTITEEAYDVALNPIRAKVALSFQVLTYNDLPWNSLGSRLFFAHQVKKEQIGRKIGAAVSGINLFG from the coding sequence ATGAGTACCTTTCCCGGTTCCCCACGGTTATTTAAGGGGGCGATCGTGTCCTTAGACCCAACGACAAAACGACCGTTGAGTACGATCGCCTTTCAATACAATCCAGAAACCCTGACCCGTACACTCGGAATTCGCCAAGCCCCTCAGGAGAATAGCTCCCGGACGGAAGCTTTACGGCTTGGAGGCGCACCAACCGAAAGCATCACCCTCAACATCGTTCTGGATGCCACTGATCGGCTAGAAAAGGCTGAACCAACCGCCTTAGCGCTGGGTGTATACCCGCAACTCTCTGCCCTGGAGCTGTTGATTTATCCCAAAAGCAGCAAAGTTGCGTTTAATATGGCAAAAGCAAAGTCGGGGATCAAAGAGATCGTTCCCCTGGAAGCTCCAATCACGCTACTGGTGTGGGGCGTCCAGCGAGTTTTACCCGTGCGCGTCACCAGTTTCACCATTACCGAAGAAGCATATGATGTGGCACTCAACCCAATTCGGGCCAAAGTTGCCCTGAGTTTCCAGGTTCTCACCTACAACGATTTACCCTGGAATAGCCTGGGTTCAAGACTTTTCTTTGCTCACCAGGTCAAGAAAGAGCAGATAGGCAGGAAAATTGGCGCTGCTGTTTCAGGCATCAACCTTTTTGGGTGA
- a CDS encoding type II toxin-antitoxin system RelN family antitoxin produces the protein MKAIETIATINDQGQLLLDDPLISTQPRRVRVIVLIPEEDELDPDDTPTEVILEGIRQGWNEAMTGQTYPIEQLWDGIDVDSVRNQSMTGLAKGRGQRAEGEGDRKSPITRRFSRWESFVQIGF, from the coding sequence ATGAAAGCGATTGAAACGATTGCCACTATCAACGACCAGGGACAACTCCTGCTCGACGATCCCCTTATCTCAACCCAACCCCGCCGTGTTCGAGTCATCGTCCTGATTCCAGAAGAAGACGAACTTGATCCTGACGATACCCCCACCGAAGTCATCCTGGAAGGAATTCGCCAGGGTTGGAATGAGGCAATGACCGGACAAACCTACCCGATTGAACAACTTTGGGATGGAATTGATGTTGACAGTGTTAGAAACCAGTCAATGACAGGTTTGGCGAAAGGCAGAGGGCAGAGGGCAGAAGGTGAAGGCGATCGCAAATCACCCATCACCAGAAGATTTAGTAGGTGGGAATCATTTGTGCAAATTGGGTTTTAG
- a CDS encoding type II toxin-antitoxin system RelE/ParE family toxin has product MKVITFASSFKRAYKTLIRKHPELQPKVETVLKLLAENCFEPSLQTHKLKGQLAGSWACSVEYDCRIVFDFVENSESEEEEILLIDIGSHDEVY; this is encoded by the coding sequence TTGAAAGTTATCACTTTTGCTTCATCGTTCAAACGTGCCTATAAAACTCTCATTCGCAAACACCCAGAATTACAGCCCAAAGTCGAAACTGTCTTGAAACTTTTGGCAGAAAATTGTTTCGAGCCATCGCTACAAACACACAAACTTAAAGGTCAATTAGCCGGATCATGGGCTTGTAGCGTGGAATATGACTGTCGGATTGTATTTGACTTTGTTGAAAATTCAGAGTCGGAAGAGGAAGAAATTCTCTTGATCGATATTGGCAGTCATGACGAAGTGTACTGA
- a CDS encoding IS110 family RNA-guided transposase, whose amino-acid sequence MPSSQPELSMVNPNAAGIDLGADYHWVSVPEGRDSECVRRFGCFTADLYAMAAWLKQCGIETVVMEATGVDWIAVFQILETQGFEVKLVNARQGKTVPGRKRDVLDCQWLRQLHSDGLLAGSFRPDDQICVLRSYIRQRDTLIKSASTHIQRMQKALTQMNVQLHRVISDISGTTGLTIIRAIVSGERDLHKLAALKDRRIHASTDEIAAALNGDYRPELVFVLHQELQLYDVFETQIAACDAEIEACLNQFADRIEVATNPLPAAKRRGKKQPGNAPSFDLRTHLYRISGVDFTQVDGFGVLTVLTLLSELGLDPSKFPSAKHFASCLGLCPGSRITGGKRKSSQTRQVANRVATALRMAAQTLVRSHSALGAFHRRMQARLGAPKAITATAHKLARIFYHLWTSGEAFVDPGMETYEQQYQERVVKNLKKKARALGFDLVAKPAAPECVS is encoded by the coding sequence ATGCCGTCATCACAGCCTGAACTCTCGATGGTCAATCCGAATGCCGCAGGCATTGATCTGGGCGCGGACTACCATTGGGTGAGCGTTCCAGAGGGACGAGACAGTGAATGCGTTCGCCGCTTTGGGTGTTTTACCGCTGACCTATATGCGATGGCAGCGTGGCTCAAACAGTGTGGCATTGAGACCGTGGTAATGGAAGCAACCGGAGTGGATTGGATTGCGGTATTTCAGATTCTCGAAACGCAAGGATTTGAAGTCAAGTTAGTCAATGCTCGACAGGGAAAAACCGTACCGGGACGCAAAAGAGATGTGCTCGACTGTCAATGGTTGCGACAACTCCATAGCGATGGGTTACTAGCAGGCTCCTTCCGTCCTGATGACCAAATCTGTGTGCTGCGTAGCTACATTCGCCAGCGCGATACCTTGATCAAGAGTGCCAGCACTCACATTCAGCGGATGCAAAAAGCCTTGACTCAGATGAATGTACAACTGCACCGGGTGATTAGCGATATCAGCGGCACGACTGGACTTACAATCATTCGGGCGATTGTGTCTGGCGAACGAGACTTGCACAAACTCGCAGCACTCAAAGATCGCCGCATTCATGCCAGTACGGATGAGATTGCGGCGGCATTGAATGGCGACTACCGCCCGGAACTGGTGTTTGTGCTGCATCAGGAATTACAACTCTACGATGTCTTTGAGACCCAGATTGCCGCCTGTGATGCTGAAATTGAAGCGTGCCTCAATCAGTTTGCAGACCGCATTGAAGTTGCCACAAACCCCTTACCTGCTGCCAAACGACGTGGAAAAAAACAACCCGGAAATGCCCCAAGCTTTGATTTGCGAACGCATTTGTACCGCATCAGTGGCGTGGACTTCACTCAAGTTGATGGCTTTGGAGTCCTCACCGTCCTGACGCTGTTGTCTGAGTTGGGCTTAGACCCGTCAAAATTTCCCTCAGCTAAGCATTTTGCCTCTTGCTTAGGGCTGTGTCCAGGCAGCCGAATCACAGGCGGCAAGCGCAAGAGTTCGCAGACTCGCCAAGTGGCTAATCGCGTTGCAACGGCGCTACGAATGGCAGCACAGACCTTGGTGCGATCCCATTCTGCCTTGGGTGCATTTCATCGTCGGATGCAAGCGCGACTTGGCGCACCCAAAGCAATTACGGCAACGGCTCACAAACTCGCTCGCATCTTCTATCACCTGTGGACTTCCGGCGAGGCGTTTGTCGATCCAGGCATGGAAACTTATGAGCAGCAGTATCAAGAACGAGTGGTCAAGAACCTTAAGAAAAAGGCGCGGGCGCTCGGATTTGACCTTGTTGCCAAACCTGCTGCCCCGGAGTGTGTTTCTTAG
- a CDS encoding ABC transporter ATP-binding protein, which produces MSDTVLQVKNLEVQFQAGETPVQAVDDISFEVRRGETIGIVGESGSGKSVTALAVMGLVPPPGKVTRGDVLFWGAEGGQPVELLKLPSRQMEDYRGGEISMIFQEPMTSLNPVFTIGFQLVEAISLHKRFSKEEAEREAIARLQEVRLLPSDGEMRQRFVDDFRHTNPQAVLPGDREIDRQITRQKIAFLNRYPHELSGGQMQRVMIAMAIACDPALLIADEPTTALDVTVQAAILDLLRDLRDRRGMSMMFITHDLGIIAEIADYVAVMYQGKIVESGPVWQIFSDPKHPYTKGLLTCRPRPDRRLRHLPTVSDFMQVSTSPSGKLVIQERETTIDHALRLAQEVSNAEMEQRLASLQTENPLLSVQNLRVAFPVRGIFGQTRRYLMAVNNVTFDVYPGETLGLVGESGCGKSTLARTILQLIKPMDGQVIFENRDITVLPPNQLRQLRREMQIIFQNPFGSLDSRMKVGDAVMEPMYIHAKPKARSQQRERAAYLLERVGLDAKALHRYPHEFSGGQRQRICIARALALNPKFIICDESVSALDVSVQAQVLNLLKELQAEFNLTYIFISHDLSVVKFMSDRIMVMNQGEIEEIGPSERIYREPQKPYTRQLISAIPVGSLDRIRERQAQRGISVG; this is translated from the coding sequence ATGAGCGATACAGTTCTGCAAGTCAAAAATTTGGAAGTTCAATTTCAAGCCGGAGAAACCCCGGTTCAAGCTGTGGATGATATCTCCTTTGAAGTCAGGCGGGGAGAAACGATCGGAATTGTGGGGGAATCGGGATCAGGAAAATCGGTGACTGCCCTGGCAGTGATGGGTTTGGTGCCACCTCCTGGCAAAGTGACTAGGGGTGATGTGTTGTTTTGGGGAGCAGAGGGAGGTCAACCCGTTGAACTGCTGAAGTTGCCCAGCCGTCAGATGGAGGATTATCGGGGCGGGGAGATCTCGATGATTTTCCAGGAACCCATGACTTCTCTGAATCCGGTGTTTACGATCGGCTTTCAGCTTGTCGAAGCAATTTCTTTGCACAAGCGGTTTTCGAAGGAAGAAGCGGAGCGGGAGGCGATCGCCCGCCTTCAGGAAGTGCGGCTACTTCCCAGCGATGGAGAAATGCGCCAGCGCTTTGTGGATGATTTTCGCCATACCAATCCCCAGGCAGTTCTTCCTGGCGATCGCGAGATTGACCGCCAGATCACCCGCCAGAAGATAGCGTTCCTCAACCGCTACCCTCACGAACTATCCGGGGGGCAGATGCAGCGCGTGATGATTGCGATGGCGATTGCCTGCGACCCCGCGTTGCTGATTGCGGATGAACCCACAACCGCCCTGGATGTGACTGTACAGGCAGCCATTCTGGATTTGCTCAGGGATTTGCGCGATCGGCGGGGCATGTCCATGATGTTTATCACCCATGACCTGGGCATCATTGCCGAAATTGCCGACTATGTTGCGGTCATGTACCAGGGCAAAATTGTTGAATCTGGTCCTGTCTGGCAAATCTTTTCAGATCCCAAACATCCTTACACCAAAGGGTTGCTCACCTGTCGCCCCCGTCCCGATCGTCGCCTGCGCCACCTACCCACGGTTTCAGACTTCATGCAGGTCAGCACCAGCCCTAGCGGTAAGTTAGTGATCCAAGAGCGGGAAACAACTATAGATCACGCATTGCGGTTGGCGCAAGAAGTCAGCAATGCCGAAATGGAGCAACGTCTGGCAAGTTTGCAAACCGAAAACCCTTTACTCTCGGTGCAAAATCTGCGCGTTGCCTTTCCGGTTCGAGGCATTTTTGGGCAAACTCGCCGCTACCTGATGGCGGTGAACAATGTCACATTTGATGTTTATCCCGGAGAGACCCTGGGATTGGTGGGAGAGTCGGGCTGTGGTAAATCGACCCTGGCAAGAACCATTTTGCAATTGATTAAGCCGATGGATGGGCAGGTAATCTTTGAAAACCGCGATATTACCGTCCTCCCACCCAATCAACTGCGGCAACTGCGGCGGGAAATGCAAATTATTTTCCAGAATCCCTTTGGTTCGTTGGATTCCCGTATGAAGGTGGGCGACGCGGTGATGGAACCGATGTACATTCACGCCAAACCTAAGGCGCGATCGCAACAACGAGAACGGGCAGCGTACCTGTTAGAGCGGGTCGGATTGGATGCCAAAGCGCTACACCGTTATCCCCATGAGTTTTCTGGTGGGCAACGGCAGCGCATCTGTATTGCCCGTGCGTTGGCGTTGAATCCCAAGTTCATTATTTGCGACGAGTCAGTTTCAGCGCTGGATGTATCGGTGCAGGCGCAGGTACTCAATTTGCTAAAGGAGTTGCAAGCGGAATTCAATCTCACCTACATCTTCATCTCCCACGATTTAAGCGTCGTTAAGTTTATGAGCGATCGGATCATGGTTATGAACCAGGGCGAAATTGAAGAAATTGGCCCCTCCGAGCGCATCTACCGGGAACCTCAAAAGCCCTACACCCGCCAGCTGATTTCCGCCATTCCAGTCGGCAGTCTCGATCGAATTCGGGAACGTCAGGCGCAACGGGGAATTTCGGTGGGTTAG
- the ndk gene encoding nucleoside-diphosphate kinase produces the protein MERTFLAVKPDGVQRKLIGEIIRRFETKGFTLVGLKLLNVSRELAETHYGVHRERPFFAGLVEFITSGPVVAMVWEGDGVIASARKIIGATNPLTAEPGTIRGDYGVNVGRNLIHGSDAPETAQQEISLWFKEEELVNWQPTLMTWIHE, from the coding sequence TTGGAACGGACATTTTTGGCTGTCAAGCCAGACGGTGTACAGCGGAAATTAATTGGCGAAATCATCCGTCGCTTTGAAACAAAAGGCTTTACCCTGGTTGGCTTAAAGCTGTTGAATGTGAGTCGTGAACTGGCGGAAACCCATTACGGGGTTCACCGAGAAAGGCCCTTTTTTGCCGGATTGGTCGAGTTTATTACCTCTGGTCCCGTTGTTGCTATGGTCTGGGAAGGCGACGGAGTGATTGCCTCTGCGCGCAAAATCATCGGCGCTACTAACCCTCTAACCGCAGAACCTGGAACGATTCGGGGAGATTACGGAGTCAACGTGGGACGTAACTTGATTCACGGCTCCGATGCTCCCGAAACGGCTCAACAGGAAATTAGCCTCTGGTTCAAAGAAGAAGAACTGGTGAACTGGCAACCTACCCTCATGACCTGGATTCACGAGTAG
- a CDS encoding TerC family protein: MLDQLLDSPNFGYETLLLLPVLIALEAVLSADNAIALAALTRSLQDPKLQQRALNIGLVLAYVLRMALILTATWVIRFWQFELAGALYLLWLVWQYFTSNEDGDGTHQHHGPQFSSLWQAIPMIAITDLAFSLDSVTTAIAVSQETWLILLGATIGIITLRFMAGLFIQWLQIFTHLEDAGYLTVAIVGLRLLARVVYPSLVPPEWLMVAIISIIFAWGFSKRMEKDEVENNESAPARDEVSQEERIASKTEGIREDFKQEEPVETKK; this comes from the coding sequence ATGCTAGATCAACTTCTGGATTCCCCTAATTTTGGGTACGAGACACTGTTACTCTTGCCGGTATTGATTGCGCTGGAGGCGGTTTTGTCTGCCGACAATGCGATTGCCCTGGCTGCCCTGACTCGAAGCCTCCAGGACCCCAAACTGCAACAGCGCGCGCTCAATATTGGGTTGGTGCTTGCCTATGTTTTGCGGATGGCTCTGATTCTAACCGCAACCTGGGTGATTCGATTTTGGCAGTTTGAACTGGCAGGAGCGCTTTATTTACTGTGGTTGGTTTGGCAGTACTTTACGTCTAATGAGGATGGGGACGGAACCCACCAACACCACGGACCCCAATTCTCATCCTTGTGGCAGGCAATCCCAATGATTGCCATCACCGATTTAGCATTTTCTCTCGATAGCGTGACCACAGCGATCGCAGTCTCTCAAGAAACCTGGCTGATTCTTCTCGGTGCCACAATTGGGATTATTACGCTGCGATTTATGGCAGGGCTATTTATCCAGTGGCTACAGATTTTTACCCATTTAGAAGATGCCGGTTATTTAACGGTAGCGATCGTGGGCTTACGACTTCTGGCAAGAGTTGTCTATCCTAGCCTCGTCCCTCCCGAATGGCTGATGGTTGCGATAATTTCTATCATCTTTGCCTGGGGATTTTCCAAACGAATGGAAAAGGATGAGGTCGAAAACAATGAAAGTGCTCCTGCGAGGGATGAAGTTTCCCAGGAAGAACGGATTGCTTCCAAAACGGAAGGCATTCGAGAAGACTTCAAACAAGAGGAGCCTGTAGAAACAAAGAAATAA
- the psaM gene encoding photosystem I reaction center subunit XII, with amino-acid sequence MTLTDTQVFVALFIALIPGILAFRLATELYKS; translated from the coding sequence ATGACTTTAACGGATACGCAAGTCTTTGTTGCCTTATTCATTGCGCTCATTCCGGGCATTTTAGCTTTCCGTCTGGCAACTGAGCTTTACAAATCCTAA
- a CDS encoding slr1601 family putative cell division protein produces MYALKSPQPDLKPTRRAHRASRAHVRHRKNPYQEIAIETSIKLTVNLLLSVVAVIALTKLLSYKVTQEAKLQELNVAVKTTEGRVQVVRSNFKQYFDSNQASTLMQQQTNRIDPSQRQIIWKLPGKGERPNQ; encoded by the coding sequence ATGTACGCACTTAAATCGCCCCAACCCGATCTAAAACCCACTAGACGTGCCCATCGGGCTTCCAGGGCGCATGTCCGCCATCGCAAGAATCCTTATCAGGAGATCGCGATCGAAACCTCGATTAAACTTACCGTGAATCTCCTCCTCTCGGTGGTTGCGGTTATCGCTTTAACTAAGCTTCTGTCCTACAAGGTGACCCAGGAAGCCAAGTTGCAGGAATTGAATGTAGCAGTCAAAACCACCGAGGGCCGGGTTCAAGTCGTCCGCTCTAATTTCAAGCAATATTTTGACTCAAATCAGGCAAGCACCCTGATGCAGCAGCAGACCAACCGGATCGATCCCTCCCAGCGGCAAATTATCTGGAAACTACCTGGCAAGGGCGAACGACCCAATCAATAA
- a CDS encoding ribonuclease catalytic domain-containing protein — MEKGNLVEFRLNGDRRLAVVDRPEGKKHWIVIDERGQSHTLHPRQVTYEVGGSYKSSDISQFLKEAQANLDPSSLEVAWELLVEDGETVIPAEMALLLFSDQSDNFCYVAHWLLSEDRLYFKQKGERYEPRPKTQVAELKHQQEMEVQRQQEWQGFLSRLEQALSGQTIEWQSSDRLRLDALERFALLGEDATHRAPAVETLLHLKRSETSEAAFQLLVNLGLWSPHENLFLRRSQIPVHFPPKVLELAHQRLNSPPPDLHVDRLDLTHLKVYTIDDESTREIDDGLSLEYLADGSQRLWIHIADPSRWLVPGDELDLEARRRTTTLYLPTGMIPMFPSELATGPMSLVQGKVCCALSFGVVLASTGAIQDYSIHTSLIKSTYRLTYEDVDEMLELGVQAESELEAIAQWAKRRQAWRQSQGAISIHMPESSIKVSGDEITIEVLHDSLARQMVAEMMILTGEVAARYGQTQNLPLPFRSQPQPELPPEEELLQLPAGPVRSCAIRRCMPRSEMSTTPARHASLGLDTYAQVTSPIRRYSDLLAHFQIKAHLRGESLPFSVEEMKELTMSISTAAYEAMLVERQTNKYWALEFLRRNSDEIWHALMLRWLREHENLGLVLLEDLGIELPMRFTRPILPGDRLELKVNHADPRHEIIHFQEMVYQES; from the coding sequence ATGGAAAAGGGAAACCTTGTTGAATTTCGATTGAATGGCGATCGCCGTCTTGCCGTTGTTGACCGTCCGGAAGGCAAAAAGCACTGGATTGTTATAGACGAACGGGGGCAATCCCATACCCTCCATCCCCGTCAGGTAACCTATGAGGTTGGGGGAAGCTACAAATCGTCCGATATTTCTCAATTTCTTAAAGAAGCCCAGGCAAATTTGGACCCGTCCAGTTTAGAAGTTGCCTGGGAATTGTTGGTTGAGGATGGGGAGACAGTTATCCCAGCGGAAATGGCATTGCTGTTGTTTTCCGACCAATCCGATAATTTTTGTTACGTTGCCCATTGGCTGCTTTCGGAAGATCGGCTTTATTTTAAGCAAAAGGGAGAACGCTACGAACCTCGCCCCAAAACGCAGGTGGCTGAACTGAAGCACCAGCAAGAGATGGAGGTGCAACGGCAGCAAGAGTGGCAGGGGTTTCTATCGCGGTTAGAGCAGGCATTGAGCGGGCAAACTATTGAATGGCAAAGTAGTGATCGTCTCCGTCTGGATGCGTTAGAACGATTTGCTTTACTTGGGGAGGATGCAACCCATCGGGCACCAGCAGTAGAAACCCTGTTACACTTAAAACGATCTGAGACATCCGAGGCTGCTTTTCAACTGCTGGTGAACCTGGGACTGTGGAGTCCACACGAAAACCTGTTTTTGCGGCGCAGTCAGATTCCAGTTCACTTCCCTCCTAAGGTATTGGAATTGGCACACCAACGTCTTAATTCCCCGCCCCCTGATCTGCACGTCGATCGGCTTGATCTGACTCATCTTAAGGTTTACACCATTGATGATGAGAGTACTCGCGAAATCGACGACGGTTTAAGTTTGGAATATTTGGCTGATGGGTCACAACGGCTGTGGATTCACATTGCCGATCCGAGCCGTTGGTTAGTTCCAGGTGATGAATTAGACCTGGAAGCCCGTCGTCGTACCACGACCTTATATTTGCCAACAGGGATGATTCCCATGTTTCCCTCTGAGTTGGCAACGGGTCCCATGAGCCTGGTGCAGGGAAAGGTTTGTTGTGCCCTTAGTTTTGGCGTAGTTTTAGCCTCCACAGGCGCAATTCAGGACTACAGCATTCACACCAGTTTGATCAAATCAACCTACCGCCTCACCTATGAAGACGTGGATGAAATGCTGGAATTGGGGGTGCAGGCAGAGTCGGAGCTAGAAGCGATCGCCCAGTGGGCAAAGCGCAGACAGGCGTGGCGGCAGTCCCAGGGAGCCATCAGCATTCACATGCCAGAGTCATCGATTAAGGTCTCTGGTGACGAAATTACGATTGAGGTTCTTCACGATTCCCTGGCACGGCAAATGGTTGCTGAAATGATGATTTTGACGGGAGAGGTGGCTGCCCGCTATGGGCAGACGCAGAACCTTCCGCTTCCCTTCCGCAGTCAGCCCCAACCCGAATTGCCACCTGAAGAAGAACTGTTGCAACTCCCCGCCGGTCCTGTCCGGTCCTGTGCAATTCGTCGTTGTATGCCCCGCAGCGAAATGAGTACCACCCCAGCACGCCATGCCAGTCTGGGGTTAGATACCTATGCCCAGGTAACTTCTCCGATTCGGCGCTACAGTGATTTGCTGGCGCACTTTCAGATTAAGGCACACTTGCGCGGTGAATCCCTGCCATTTTCAGTCGAGGAAATGAAAGAGCTGACAATGAGCATCAGCACCGCTGCCTACGAGGCAATGCTGGTCGAACGGCAAACAAACAAATATTGGGCGCTGGAGTTTCTACGCCGGAATTCCGATGAAATTTGGCACGCTCTGATGTTGCGTTGGCTGAGAGAGCATGAAAATCTTGGTCTTGTGTTGCTAGAAGATCTGGGAATTGAGTTGCCGATGCGGTTTACCCGTCCAATTTTACCGGGCGATCGTCTGGAGCTTAAGGTTAACCACGCTGATCCACGCCACGAAATCATCCATTTCCAGGAGATGGTTTACCAGGAAAGCTAG
- the rpsR gene encoding 30S ribosomal protein S18, producing the protein MTYFRRRVSPIKPDDPIDYKDVDLLRKFITERGKILPRRITGLTAKQQRDLTQAIKRARIIALLPFINQEG; encoded by the coding sequence ATGACCTACTTCCGCCGTCGAGTTTCTCCGATCAAGCCTGATGATCCGATCGACTACAAAGATGTCGATCTCCTGCGTAAATTTATTACGGAGCGTGGTAAAATTCTGCCCCGCCGAATTACGGGCTTAACTGCTAAACAACAGCGAGATCTGACCCAGGCAATCAAGCGTGCCCGAATTATTGCTTTGCTGCCTTTCATTAACCAGGAAGGCTAG
- the rpmG gene encoding 50S ribosomal protein L33 produces the protein MAKNKGVRIIITLECTECRTNPDKRSPGVSRYTTMKNRRNTTARLELNKFCPHCNKHTAHKEIK, from the coding sequence ATGGCTAAAAATAAAGGCGTTCGCATTATTATTACGCTGGAATGTACCGAGTGTCGCACCAATCCCGATAAGCGATCGCCGGGAGTCTCCCGCTACACCACGATGAAGAATCGTCGTAACACAACAGCACGGTTAGAGCTGAATAAGTTTTGTCCGCACTGCAACAAGCATACGGCGCACAAAGAAATTAAATAG
- a CDS encoding low-complexity tail membrane protein, producing the protein MRSFWSDPYLWIHLAGLAALPLFLELCLIGFSVGDPFLPVWLELFLVAAIGIAPILWMQWQRPFYIFSLVAVALKPAQLTEDQRRLLTLFKSQRNQILAACVPVLLLLVLVKLHGASAIAISVVSFPVEWRGAGLLLAAIAFLGSNLFAQVPASVLSVMLNSEAEFLTTNPYPLEQIRHNFSLFGLQVNQILPPVILEDKSVPVVAPSVAAIATATDLTAPESPIPDGTQTVTSSPVVESAPEIMQPDQPLSSSPVTEDNREAAPPFPQDSPAEESATSENDIWEE; encoded by the coding sequence ATGCGCTCTTTTTGGTCTGATCCCTACCTGTGGATTCATCTGGCTGGTTTGGCAGCCCTCCCATTGTTTCTGGAGTTATGCCTGATTGGGTTCTCGGTGGGTGACCCCTTTCTGCCTGTCTGGTTAGAACTGTTTCTAGTGGCAGCAATTGGGATTGCGCCGATTCTCTGGATGCAGTGGCAGCGCCCGTTTTATATTTTCAGTCTGGTGGCGGTTGCCCTGAAACCAGCCCAACTGACCGAAGACCAGCGTCGTCTGTTGACCCTGTTTAAGTCCCAGCGCAATCAAATTTTGGCGGCTTGCGTCCCCGTGCTCCTGCTGTTGGTTCTGGTCAAGCTGCATGGGGCATCTGCGATCGCCATCTCAGTTGTTTCCTTCCCAGTTGAATGGCGGGGAGCAGGGTTACTGCTCGCGGCGATCGCTTTCCTGGGGAGTAATCTTTTTGCTCAGGTGCCTGCCAGTGTCCTCAGCGTCATGCTAAACAGTGAAGCAGAATTTTTGACAACGAACCCCTATCCTTTAGAGCAGATTCGGCACAACTTTTCTCTTTTTGGATTACAGGTCAATCAAATTTTGCCCCCTGTAATTCTTGAGGATAAATCAGTTCCCGTCGTTGCCCCTTCGGTAGCTGCCATTGCAACGGCAACGGATTTAACCGCACCTGAATCCCCAATACCGGACGGTACACAGACTGTGACTTCCTCTCCAGTGGTTGAATCTGCCCCAGAAATCATGCAACCCGACCAGCCCCTATCTTCCTCTCCCGTAACTGAAGACAATCGCGAAGCCGCTCCCCCATTCCCCCAAGACTCCCCTGCGGAGGAATCTGCTACCTCTGAAAACGACATCTGGGAAGAATAG